In Rosa chinensis cultivar Old Blush chromosome 1, RchiOBHm-V2, whole genome shotgun sequence, a genomic segment contains:
- the LOC112169547 gene encoding uncharacterized mitochondrial protein AtMg00810-like, whose protein sequence is MAIKTSLQHEFDMKDLGPLHYFLGLEIKYLSHGLFVSQHKYATDLIHKAGLDTCHSHITPCQSGLKLLRDSGTSLSPSDAAQFRSLVGCLQYLTFTRPDIAYSVNSVCQFLHCPTDHHFQAALRILKYVKGTSDYGITFRRGSSLTNLSLHVFSDHNFSLQAYSDADWAGDPNDRKSTTGFVILLNGSPVS, encoded by the coding sequence ATGGCCATTAAAACGTCGTTACAGCATGAGTTCGACATGAAGGACTTAGGTCCACTTCATTATTTTCTGGGATtggaaatcaaatatctatcccaTGGTCTTTTTGTATCCCAACACAAGTATGCGACAGATCTTATTCACAAAGCCGGTTTGGATACTTGTCATTCCCACATCACTCCATGCCAATCTGGTCTCAAACTTCTAAGGGATAGTGGCACGTCTCTCTCTCCCAGTGACGCAGCTCAATTCCGGAGTCTTGTCGGATGTTTGCAGTATCTTACCTTCACCAGGCCAGACATTGCCTATAGTGTGAACTCTGTGTGCCAATTTCTGCATTGCCCAACTGATCATCATTTTCAGGCTGCTCTACGTATCCTCAAATATGTCAAAGGCACCTCCGATTATGGCATCACCTTCAGGAGGGGTTCCTCTCTTACCAATCTCTCCCTTCATGTCTTTTCTGATCACAATTTCTCCCTCCAAGCCTATAGTGATGCGGATTGGGCTGGGGATCCTAACGATCGCAAATCCACCACTGGCTTTGTTATCTTACTAAATGGTTCTCCAGTTTCATAG